The Danio rerio strain Tuebingen ecotype United States chromosome 20, GRCz12tu, whole genome shotgun sequence genome contains the following window.
accgggctggccaatcctggagcagcttgaccttcttttgATCTCTCGCAAGCCCCCATACTGCTTGTAAACCCAAACCaagatgtctccttcaccaaacttgactgatttctgtgagagtcttggctccatgctggttccagtaggtctcctgcagtgttggtgatgattgggatcaTTCATaggagaaatccaccttctgacactcttacacatcatcaactagacGTCAAGTTATTAAGTGTTGCTCGTACAACCGAGATCCACCACAAGACTTTTCTCAGGCAGTCCACAAGTTATACTGTTCTCTTCCTGTGAATGTTTCTGTTTCAGCCCCAAGCATTACAGAAGACGTCCACCGGAGGAACGACCCCCTGCTCTCAATGCTCAAGGACGTTTATGTGGAGTCCAAAGACCCAGTCGCTCAGGTTCGGCTCATTATTCAGATTCATAATGCTAATCGGTTACATaaagccaactattccagcatatgtttttttacacccttccagctgcaacccagtactgggaaacacccatacacactcatacacaacagccaatttagttgatcagttcccctatagcgcatgtgtttggacttgtgggacccggaggaaacccacgccaacacggggagaacatgcaaactccacacagaaacgccaactggccgagccgggactcgaatcagtgagcttcttgttgtgaggctaaCCACCGTGCCGGTCTTTGAAAATACAGCTGATTATTGTTAGTTGATCTTGGATGTAAGTAAATGTTGAATTGTATTGTTCATGTTTACAAATACATTAACTGACGAAACCTCAGTGTAAAGTGTGTCTTGTTGAATTGAACACATGAAAacagatgatgatggtgattaaAAAGAAAGAGGATCATCATTAGCAGTGCATTTACCAAtcaacatctctctctctctctctagggtGATGCTGTAGTTCAGACGCTGGAGCAGGAGACGCAGCGCCGACAGCTGAAGCTCAGTCTGCCGGGAGAGCCCTACGGTTTCTGTGACGTCAGCGATGTCCCCAAAGGAAAACTCTCTCTGGTAGAAGCCATCACTGCCCTGAACAATCACAAGAACCTGCCGGAAACCTGGACTGCAGAGAAGCTGGCGCAGGAGTACGCTTTAGACCCCAAAGACGCCAAAGCACTGACCGATTTCTTTTTCCCCTTCGACGTCAGAGTCATTTCCAAAAAGCCAGAGGAGACCAAGCAGATCACGGAGGACTAACCTGCCTCCTGTAGACTCCAGCAGCCGCGTCTGAAACATGCACAGTGGATGATCGCCTGAATACATGTGAAAGGACTGTCCGggttatttattttgtatgaaaTGTCACTAGGAAACTAGTAATGCAAATAAAGAACAAGTTGTCAGATCCATTTGTAAAGCagaacatattattattattattattattatgaatgaatATGAGGGAGAAATGCTGCAGTGTCATCAGtttaaaggggatagttcactcagaaatgaaGATTTGCTCACTCTTTACACCCAAACctgagtttcttccttctgttgaacacaaaagaagatattataagctgaaagcctgtaaccatagacctccatagtaggataaacatatactatggaagtcaatggttaccggttttcagcatttttcaaagtatcttcttttatgtttaatagAAGGTGAAatgagtaaagggtgagtaagcgatgacagaatattcagttttggCTGAACTCTTCCTCTAACACAAATGTTAGTGTTGAACGATGTGATTAAATGCTGAAtaaagaaccagctttcatcatgACACTAATACAGACACATTCATAATGATGGACATGTTTATAACATgaacattagttaatatgatgATGTAAGTGTTCTGTAGTAACTCGttgacattcattcattgattctcctttggcttagtctgttATTAATAAGAGtttgccactgcagaatgaaccaccaactatgttttacatagcggatgcccttccagctgcaacccagcactgggagtTACTCATTGCCATACTAGAGTTAATTATCGTGTACTAATCTCCACTAATTATGTAATCATCGATGTGATAGTCCTGAGAGCGCATGTACTGTATATCAATAAGACTAGTTTGGTGTGAAAAACCCCAGCCTTGATCAGCGGTCTGCATGAACATCTTTCTGCTCTGCACACTTTCAACATTTTACATGTCTTATAGGGATCGTTCATCCAACAATTACAATTTACACACTATTTGCTCACCTTTAAGGGATTTTTTTcaaatctgttgaacacaaaagaaggtattttgaagaatgttggaaacctgtaaccatcgacctCCATAATAAACACTGCAAAACTACAGAAGTCGATGCTTAcaggtttgcagctttcttcaaaatatcttcttttgtgttcagcagaacatattattattaatatgaatgaATATGAGGGATCACGCTCAGAAATGCTGCAGTGTCATCAGtttaaaggggatagttcactcagaaatgaagatttactcactctttacacccaaacctgagtttcttccttctgttgaacacaaaagaagatataataagctgaaagcctgtaaccattgacctccatagtaagaTAAACAAAAACTATagaggtcaatggttactggttttcagcatttttcaaagtatcttcttttgtgttcaatagtaGGTGAAAAAAGTAAAGTGCACTCGAAGAATATGGAAAAATAGAAATACatgttttttccacattttcaagTGCCTTTGACtttcttttgctgtttattctgatgaatccatTTGCCCAAAGAGCAGCAACACCATAATCAAGCTGAGTACTTTTAGTTTGATTATGGATAATAAATGTCTACTTAACGTCGAAATGGAGACAACATATTGCAGATATAGCATTCCAGATGTGGTCAGACATCTCTGTGATGTAGTTGTACATGCGAATACTGCTTGTCCACATCTAAAATCATGCTAAATTTACTGACCTTTCACTTTTAGATGGCGCATTTCATTCTCATGACTAGATTCCGCATTTCCTCGTCGTAAAACACAAAGCCCTGAAATATAAGCGCGAAAGTTACTCTTGTTGGCCAAAATGTCGTGTTTTCATGTTTGTATAATAATAGCTTTAAATTAGCGGTGTAAAGTCTGATAAAGTTGGATTAACCTGGACATTTATGCCACTTACACGCCTTTAAGCCAGCAGATGTCCTCAGCGTGCAGGTTGAGGCCGTTTATTATAGTTTGTCGTAAATTTCAAAAATCCAATTTTTCCTTACAAATTCATCAggacaatgttttaaaaactaaattggtgattatttctaataattatatttctaaaactattattcACACACCCGCAATCAAATCAGTTGCACTGACTAGTGATTGGCTCC
Protein-coding sequences here:
- the ndufaf4 gene encoding NADH dehydrogenase [ubiquinone] 1 alpha subcomplex assembly factor 4 (The RefSeq protein has 1 substitution compared to this genomic sequence), translating into MGSKVTRLIRNFNVENRAHREISRAKPRAAPRHLPDGGVPHDRHDAPSITEDVHRRNDPLLSMLKDVYVESKDPVAQGDAVVQTLEQETQRRQLKLSLPGEPYGFCDVSDVPKGKLSLVEAITALNNHKNLPETWTAEKLAQEYALDPKDAKALTDFFFPFDVRVISKKPEETKQITED
- the ndufaf4 gene encoding NADH dehydrogenase [ubiquinone] 1 alpha subcomplex assembly factor 4 isoform X1, giving the protein MTGDAVVQTLEQETQRRQLKLSLPGEPYGFCDVSDVPKGKLSLVEAITALNNHKNLPETWTAEKLAQEYALDPKDAKALTDFFFPFDVRVISKKPEETKQITED